The following coding sequences lie in one Pelecanus crispus isolate bPelCri1 chromosome 9, bPelCri1.pri, whole genome shotgun sequence genomic window:
- the RNF228 gene encoding LOW QUALITY PROTEIN: RING finger protein 228 (The sequence of the model RefSeq protein was modified relative to this genomic sequence to represent the inferred CDS: inserted 2 bases in 1 codon): protein MAEPAQKGGVGQGGRREDEEAAAAAAAAAAPSYEDYECKICYNYFDLERRAPKLLECLHTFCQECLSQLHLRAAQQPPXPAAAEPGPGPARSAGGSLACPLCRHRTALPDHRVHGLPVNTKLAAACPPQLRARDPLPQDSLPPLPPRRPPRAREAAAALAPPPAAAGRAGPRSSGGGYESCQSCKRAALSAGCVCVVVSFLSMVVLLFTGLIFVNQYGGDAGPGAAASPSPVGPICLSVASILALFSVVVTWLICWLKYRPEAAAATGGAAANGTPRGRAAAARRSDT, encoded by the exons ATGGCCGAGCCGGCGCAGAAGGGCGGCGTAgggcagggcgggcggcgggaggatgaggaggcggcggcggcggcggcggcggcggccgcccccagCTACGAGGACTACGAGTGCAAGATCTGCTACAACTACTTCGACCTGGAGCGGCGGGCGCCCAAGCTGCTGGAGTGCCTGCACACCTTCTGCCAGGAGTGCCTGAGCCAGCTGCACCTGCGGGCcgcccagcagccccc ccccgccgccgccgagccggggccggggcccgcccGCTCGGCCGGCGGCTCCCTGGCCTGCCCGCTCTGCCGCCACCGCACGGCGCTGCCCGACCACCGCGTCCACGGCCTCCCCGTCAACACCAAGCTggccgccgcctgcccgccgcAGCTGCGGGCCCGCGACCCGCTGCCGCAGGACAgcctgccgccgctgccgccccgccgccctccccgcgcccgggaggcggcggccgccctcgccccgccgcccgccgccgccggccgggccgggccgcgctccTCGGGCGGCGGCTACGAGAGCTGCCAGAGCTGCAAGCGGGCGGCGCTGAGCGCCGGCTGCGTGTGCGTCGTCGTCTCCTTCCTCTCCATGGTGGTGCTGCTCTTCACCGGCCTCATCTTCGTCAACCAGTACGGCGGCGAcgcggggcccggcgccgcgGCCTCGCCGTCGCCGGTGGGCCCCATCTGCCTGTCGGTGGCCAGCATCCTCGCCCTCTTCTCCGTCGTCGTCACGTGGCTCATCTGCTGGCTCAAGTACCGgcccgaggcggcggcggcgaccggcggggcggcggccaACGGcaccccgcggggccgggcggcggccgcccgcaGGAGCGACACGTAG